Below is a window of Macadamia integrifolia cultivar HAES 741 chromosome 8, SCU_Mint_v3, whole genome shotgun sequence DNA.
TATAGGAATCCAAGGGGTTGAATGTTCATCATCAACTGAACAACATCTGGAGAAAAGTAACGGTCACCATCATCGTCTTGGTCTCTCAAAGCTGTTTGTGTTCGGAGACTCTTACGCTGACACAGGGAATATCAGAAAGTCAGTATCAAGTTCTTGGAAGCTACCCTATGGAATCACTTTTCCCGGTAAACCATCCGGCCGTTTCTCCGACGGTCGCGTCTTAACCGACTACGTAGGtgcgtctctctctctatctcttcctttcttctcctctcatctttttctcttttggttcaaacttcaaagacCAGTACTGTGTTTGCTGGCTTACTTTAACTTTGTGCTTTGCATGATTGAGCTTGTGGGTTCTCTCTCTAATACACACAGATTCTGCAAAGTGGGGTCCAGGGAGGGTACTGTTGTCCAATGCTATTTCTGCTCGGGTCCTTTAAAATTTTGTACTATTGATGCAGGGCCTGATTCcggtacattttttttttgggttatcaAGAATCTAGGTAGGACTTCCAAAAANNNNNNNNNNNNNNNNNNNNTCAGTATCTTTTAAATGAACAGTTTAGACGACCGTTATTACCTCATTATTCACTAAAACTCAGATTTGATTAACTTTTCTTAATTCCTAATTATTCATTAACATAATTCATTGTAAAattgtaaataaataataaaataaaatttacagaTCCAAATAAGATCAATCAATAAGAAACAAGTGCAGtatttgagaatttttcttgtaATGAACCCTAAATCTTTGTGCAACTTGGAGGACCCATGATTCAATTTTGTATAGATTGACGTCTCTAATAACGTTGAGATCGATCTTTTGAGCTGCTACCTTCTTCTTCAGATAATGACCCACAAGTTATTCATCCGTGGGATGAAATCTGAAACCCGGTGAAACCACAGACTCGAACACGGCGAACCCtacgaagaagaagagcacGATTACCACCAGTAGCAGTACTGCATCAAATTTATCACCAAAAATATTTGGTTCATCATATTTAAATCATAACAAAGACAAAGATAGAGAGGAGAAAACCTAAAACCAGAAGGAAGGAAAACCActgagaaaaagggaaaataaaaagaatgaagagagaagatgagaataaGGTTGGCAAATGCAGACAGGACATCTGGTGTGAAAGATAATCATCAACTCATTTAGGTGATGACAGACACTCACCATTTATCTCTAAAAGGAAATAAGCTCATGTTATAAACAAACCCAAGTTTTTAAATCtcacaataatttttttaggtacaacagaagaggaagaagaaaacagaatcaTGAGTTGGTGGGTTTTTGATAAAATCCAAGTAGAAGTAGGAGCTTAGGGAGGGTCTTGAGTTGCAGGATTGAAGAAACAGACAGCCACTTGTCTCTGTTAGCATAAAATGCAACCGGCGCCAGCAAGTGCATGGTTCTGTCGCACCGGAACCTGATCGCGACGGTTCAAACGGTTGTGAGCTGTTTCAGGTTGGAAGACGGAGTACAGACCTTCATCAGTCCTTGTGCCGTAGCCGTTGTCACCGCCGTGATCTCCGATGCTTTGAATGATCGCCAGTGGTCCAAATGATTTGGGGTGAAGGTATAATAACTATCGATTCGGGGATGAGATTTATTAGATGGGTATTTTAagtacttcacatttagtaagggtattttagtatttaaaatcaaatatgaTAGTTGACATtaacatataaggtatattccttaacagtgactgacggtagggggtctaaatctaatttagtgaaagagagaggatattcctataatactggcattctccattgggtggcattgtaaattaccctaaaaaaaattcattgagTTTTTATCTATTACTACTAAGAAAAGCAACACAAAGATCTATCCTAGTTGGGTTCTTCTTCACCATGAGAATTGGACCATCTAGTGTATGCTGGTCAACCCACATCTAAGTGCATTTTTATTGAAGTTTCTATTTCTTAGAATTCAAGATTCTTTTGAGATTCTAAAATTTGGATTCTGAGTGGAATTCTCATAAACTAACAATacaaaatttggattgaaacttCCTTGTGCATTGATCATGCAAAACTAGTTTGAAGATGGCCTTTTAATCAAGGAACAAAATGTCCAAACCCACAAAGAGTAAGGTGAAACTCCAATTCGAGGAGTAAGAAAATAGGATTAAAGGAAAATCACAATATTTTTAAAGAGAAGAGGTCCCAAAGAAGGAATATATGGACAATCTCCTAATTTAAATGGGGAGAGAAGTGATTcgaaaaaaaacaagaaaagtgTATCTTATAAAGTTGGTAAGTGGAGTGGATGGTAATAACAAAAAGGGTAGGGGCTATGCATGATGCCCCATCACTGTAGGAGTGGCctatttgtttttggttttacTAGCTTGTTTTGccagttttgttttttgttttttgtttattttgttttgttttttttatttgttttcgtttttgttttatttgtttgtttttttcttttttaaaatacaaaatgaccCTCTAGCCCAAGGAAAAAAAACCGACATCGCTAGTTTATCACTGTAGGATCTGGATTTATGTTTCTCAATTCAAACCCACGACCACTGGGTCTCTTCTCCATTGCATTGTGACCCATCCTCAATAACTAAAAATGGTATAATATCATATTCTACTTGCATGAACCACCCCCAAACCTTAAGGAGAGTTGAGAGACTCATTTTTTCGTGATATGGGGCCTGTTCTTATACACTCATTTTAAATAAAGTCGTATGAcaaatcttttttcttctttcaatggAGCCTAAATTTTATGGAGAATAAGACTTCTTAGATATTTTGTTCACGTTTCAAGTTTTCAACTTTATAGAAGTCTGTTTGTTGTATAGCAAACTAGGACtttgaaaataataattataggaTATTATAAGATAATGGTTAGAATAGGCAGGTGGGCTACATAAAGACTCACAAAAGCAAGCCAGATAAAAGACTCACAAGGAACTGGACCAGATTCATTGAGAAGCCAGCAAGGGGGCCCTATTTTCACACCTAATGCAATACTATAATTACTGTTTTTCGAGAAATTAGAGGTAGGAGGTTCAAACCAATGACCTTCCCTAGATTTAGGCTAGAATCAACTGCCTAATTAACCACTTAGCTAGCCCCACATAGAAAAGGTATTGATGGAATTAAGCTATTAGATTTTACATGATTAATCCAGGCCATCATCTCTCTATCAAACGCCTGAAATAATTACATAAGCACAGTCCACATGGCCAAAGAATAGAGGCTGTAAGCAAAGATTCTTATCACAGGTCTGTAGGAAGTAGGAAACATATATCCACAAGCTTGCATCCATAATATATcaggattattattattatttattctttttcaaaACTGCGGTTTAATTAGTCAAAACAAGTCAACCCTTTTGCTTGAGATAGATCCGGTGTTTGTACGATCACCTAGTTGTGCGGGTGAGCATTTAACACGTCTTTTTTTTCTGTCATTACAATGATAAAAATGAGGTATgtttgaaaacaaaaagggcATATGTTGGATGCCTAACTCAtgatccattttcatttttcttggttCTTGCTCTTTTCTTGTAATTGTGTTTTTGTTATTCTGTTCTGtttccttcatttcttcttcttcttcggtcTACTTCTCTGATAAAGAACATTTTCTTGGGGTTGGGGACTGGGAAattgggtttaaaaaaaaaaatgcagcaTCATTTATGGGAATAAAGTCTCCAGTACCATACAGAtggaggaagatggggaggaaaTCAATGAGACACGGGGTGAACTTCGCTTGTGGAGGTACAGGCGTGTTCCAGACTATGGTCTCGGAGCCAAACATGACCACCCAGATCCTCTTCTTCCAACGTTTGATCCAACACCATCAGCGTCACTTCACACAGGCCAACCTCGCTTCCTCTGTCGCTCTCGTCTCCCTCGCCGGCAACGACTACGGTGCTTATAACGCTCGCAATGGCTCTGCCCAGGTACATGTCTTGAATGGCAACGTTCTTCGTCCCAAATTATGGCTCAAATCAGAGTGACCCACTTAATTTCTGTACCAAATGATGATAGGGTTTGCGGGTCTTCATTGCTTCTGTGGTTAATCAACTGGTATTGAACCTAAAACGTATCCATGACTTGGGAGTGAAGAAAATAGCAGTTACGGCTTTGGAACCTCTGGGATGTCTTCCTCAGAACACAGTGATGGCGTCTTACCTGCAATGCAATGGATCTCTGAACATGGCCGTCAATCTCCACAATGTCCTGCTTCGACAAGCTGTGGCCAAATTGAACAACGAGACCAAGGACTCTGCTTTCCATATCCTTGATCTCTATGATGCCTTCATGTCCACATTCAAGAGACATGCTAACCATGCAGGTGAGTGCTTCCCTACTActacaattctctctctctctctctctcactgatttgggagtttAATTGTTGTGTAGGAAGGAGCATCTTGAAGCCATGTTGCGTGGGTGTGAGGGAGGGGTTGTCATGTGGGAGTGTGGATAAGAAAGGTGTGAAGCAGTACACAGTGTGCAAGAAGCCTAACTCTGCATTCTTTTGGGACGATGTTCACCCATCACAGTCGGGTTGGCGATCTGTCTATAGAGCTTTGCAGGCTTCCCTGTGCCAACTCTACCATTAACTCTCTTCAATTCTCCTTTCTTTACATCTAATTACATTGTGAAAACGCTAAAATTAACCATTTTCTATCGACTTTATTTTGATAGTTAGTGGAATTCATTTGGGTCTAAATACACACATTTCAACACTTGCGGGACCTAAACATGCATGTATCTAATTGAAGGGTGGTTGAAACATTTAGAAATGATCCAAATCCCCTACTCGGCCACTCCAACCCCTTCCTCCCTTACCTATTGAGTATCATCCCCAAATTGCCTTTGTTGAGGTAAGCTCACCATGTGGCCATATGCTTTCTCTCTTGCGAGGAGGTCTGGAGGTGGGTATTGCCTATTGAGTGGGGATAGGGGCCATGGGGCAAAGGGGTTTCCCTGAGCCCAACCCAGTCTAGGACTAAACTTGAGCCCAATCAGATCTCGGATTTGAGCTAGCCCAGTCCAAGTGAAATTATTTAAACCCATTGTTGAgggtttgattttcttttattgggtCAGCCGGCTTAAGTTTTAATAATTGAATTGCAAGCATGTGACAATTAATTTAAAATCTAATACTTATTTACCTTAATATGAACGGTGAACATAACAATCTCATAATAAAACCAAATGCATAAGaccaactcttttttttctggtaattAATGCATAAGACCAACTCAGAGCATAGAAACCTAagacaaaattttcattatttccttACAAAAATAGTAGGGGTGTCAGCCGGTTCGGCCTGTTTTGATTCATGTCAGTTTTTGGTCTGATTCGGTTGGAAGgggttttggtccaatttgACTTAAttcagttttttcttctttcctccttgCATTATAAatattactttaaaaaaaaaaaaaaaaaaaaaaaaaaacctataggTTCTGATTGAAagtaattttattttggtaagtAGTTCACTCACATCTCAACGACTCAGCTTATAAATTTTTAAGtgataaacaaaaacaaaaaatgatataaGCAAAATATAAAATCCTCAACACCATCCTTTATCATGGTTGAGAGGTTCAACCCTTTGCCTCTCAACCCTTTGCCCTAACGCGCAATAATATGTTGTAGATACTTTTTGGTAAGAATGATATGTTATGTTATGGATACTACTTATCTTGACTTCATTTTTAACACATACAAATTTAAGAGACGTCATTAAACAAGATatgttgaaaagaaaattaaaattctcCCACGGCCACCCTTTGCTACTCCCTTGCAAATCGTGATAAAATTCTCACTACTGTGACTTTGAGTGTTCTCTACACACGTAAGATAGTTGCAAGTTGCGATGTATATTATGAGAATATAAAACAAAGGAGAACCCAACTAGTTGGCCATTCCATATTTGGGTATATATAGCTTCCATTGTGTATGATGAGAGAGaggacctaaaaaaaaaataaaaaataaaaaaaacatatgagAAGGATAAAATTAACAATAAATGGAGGTCACATCCTCTGCAACAAACGGTGAGATGTGACGAACATCAGACGATTCAAAACATTTGAATACGTGCCTAAAAGAGTTCCTAATCACCCTATACTTAGTGCAACCTGCAAATGATTATTACACCAATAAATGATCCCTTCCAAATTGATTTAATCCATATTGAcagatgagatgagatgagaatTATATGATAAGAAATGTGTTTAAGGTAAAGCTGCTTACAGTTGCGGCCTTGCGGGTTGTGGTGACTCGTGAGCGGTGAACCGACACCAATTTCAAGGCTTCTCTCACTTCATTATTAATCTTACGTTGGTTTACCGATGAGTGctttaaatgaaaaatatttccaaCATTACTGAAAGAAGTGAGATCGTAATATCATGAAATTGAGATGAGGATCTGTTGCCTCTGTCTATTCATTTGTTGGGGAGGGGAGGGTTGAAGTACTTAAAATGGACACTGTTGTGATGAGTCTTCGATATGCATATGTATAGTGAAAAGAGGCTCTCTGTATCCATATGATTTGACTTCTGATTCAACTGGTAGAGAAAAATATTTTCGACCTTGAACAATACGGAATTGAAAATTAATAACGACATCTCTACTCCTCCCTGAGTCTAATTATAGCATATAATTACTATTCTCTTCACCAATGGTGGAGAAAAATTAAACCTTTTAACAAATGTGTCAAACAAGATATTGAACCCCAAGGGCATAGTCGAGTTGATAAGGCATTTTCGtttcaggaagcgtgtggttttgagttcgactctGCTTACTTCCTTGGGATCGCTCACACggggccgaaggcctggatacccttcgttagcaaaaacaaaaaaaatcaaacatgaTATTGCAATATACTCATATGGAACATATACTGTTATCATTACATTCCCATCGATAATTGGGAGTGCTTGTGGTTTTatgtataatattttttttttttaaaggtgaTGGGAAAGTGGggttttaggaaaaagaaaccTCTCCAATTAATTGGGTGCCTAATTAATGAtcaaatgattgaaaatatTTGGAGATACATCCCCATGTATTGGGATGTGTATTTGAGGTCTTCCCAATTAAttggagaggagccaaatcccgATTTTATGTGACTAATGTGAAACCTGAACTATTGAACCATTTGAGATGTTTTGGTAATTCTTTCATTTACTAGGTAGTTGATATTGATGCATTAGTTTTTTAGGGCAATTGAGCTTCAATTTGTATAAATTCATTTTATCTCAATTAAATGGCCTAACTGGTGCTGGATACCTGATTTTAGAACCCATGTACAccaccctcttcttcttcttgttggttGAGAATGATGATAGGAGTCAAGGTTCAGTTGACAATTTCAGATAGGGAAAAGTTTTCCTTTACCCACAGAATCTTTTCACTCACCACTCGTATCTCTCCTCTCCCAATTGGCAAAGATCtcaaatgttatttttattatttcaagaGTCCAATCCAAACATGAGAACTCCATGAATAAAGAAATtcttgggtgaagaaaaactcagCCATTTCAGATATATTGATAACTTTTGAGAACGAAAGAAATACTTGATTATATAGACAAATCATGCCCAAATATGATTAATTACTTTATTATAGCTTGAGATAATGATCTGTTAAATAAGGCCAGCAAGCTAATGATGATTAGAAAGTCATAATCATACATTAAGCTATCACCATCACATATAGAATTAATAATTCGCCTAAAATATTTTAGGTGGAACTTAAAAGGAACGGGTGTTGTTGCATGATTTGGTGAAAACCCTTGAACAAGACAACTCAATTGGTGTTCTTATGTTAATTATACGTTAATTACAACATTCTTGCTTGAGTTTTTACACGCAAAATCCTTTTGCTTTATCTTCCTAGGTGAgttcataaatttaaaaaaaaaaaagaaaaaaagaaaaaaaagtgggttaataaaataaataaattaattaatgaataaaaataaaagaaagaagcagtaacaaaaaaaaagtccGAAGAAGCTGAATGTTCCCAATTATGACATTTATCTTTGACAGCGGTCGAGACTAAACATCAAAAACACACCAGATCAAAACCTAACTGTTAGTTACAAATATGGCTCTCCTTCGACTTGTTTTGTACTTTAAGTTATATTTGTCTTGTAATTAGAGGAATATTTGCATATATTTTGCAATCCAAAGAAAAATACACTTCATGCATCTATCTCCTAGATGGGTGTCTTTTAGCCATGTCACCACGGGTATGATTGATAAAATCTGAGAATCATCATGAAAATTTGATTGGGCATAAaggtatttttgaaaagatattcCAAAAAAACAACTTAACTAACAGAACAATGACAGAATATATTGAGCTTTGATCTTTCAGTCCACAGTAAGCGAGGAAAGTTGTTCATACTCTGggtcaaagttttagtaaaattatcaaaattccatcaaatgaaaataaatataaaatataaaatgatatctttttgtaattttagctgCTTCCTTTACTCATTTTCAGATAAAATTGTATCAATGAGATGCTTGTTTTCATCTTTGAATTAACACATGTACTATCATGTGACAAATAGTAAATCGTTGAAAAAAAATAACtctaaaaaaacacaaaagttGTTAGGAAGCCACTCTGATGCCAACATGACTCTTATAACAAGTCTTATTCAATGAATTTAGACAATAGAAATTAAATGTGAACCATACCCAATCTAAGTGACCACTCAAAATGGAAACCAACTCCAATGGTAGGAAATtcataaatgatagaaagttttttattttattttattttttattttttttattgataaaaaaaaaagggataatatataatattattttttttattgataaaaaaaaaagggataatatATAATATTANNNNNNNNNNNNNNNNNNNNNNNNNNNNNNNNNNNNNNNNNNNNNNNNNNNNNNNNNNNNNNNNNNNNNNNNNNNNNNNNNNNNNNNNNNNNNNNNNNNNNNNNNNNNNNNNNNNNNNNNNNNNNNNNNNNNNNNNNNNNNNNNNNNNNNNNNNNNNNNNNNNNNNNNNNNNNNNNNNNNNNNNNNNNNNNNNNNNNNNNNNNNNNNNNNNNNNNNNNNNNNNNNNNNNNNNNNNNNNNNNNNNNNNNNNNNNNNNNNNNNNNNNNNNNNNNNNNNNNNNNNNNNNNNNNNNNNNNNNNNNNNNNNNNNNNNNNNNNNNNNNNNNNNNNNNNNNNNNNNNNNNNNNNNNNNNNNNNNNNNNNNNNNNNNNNNNNNNNNNNNNNNNNNNNNNNNNNNNNNNNNNNNNNNNNNNNNNNNNNNNNNNNNNNNNNNNNNNNNNNNNNNNNNNNNNNNNNNNNNNNNNNNNNNNNNNNNNNNNNNNNNNNNNNNNNNNNNNNNNNNNNNNNNNNNNNNNNNNNNNNNNNNNNNNNNNNNNNNNNNNNNNNNNNNNNNNNNNNNNNNNNNNNNNNNNNNNNNNNNNNNNNNNNNNNNNNNNNNNNNNNNNNNNNNNNNNNNNNNNNNNNNNNNNNNNNNNNNNNNNNNNNNNNNNNNNNNNNNNNNNNNNNNNNNNNNNNNNNNNNNNNNNNNNNNNNNNNNNNNNNNNNNNNNNNNNNNNNNNNNNNNNNNNNNNNNNNNNNNNNNNNNNNNNNNNNNNNNNNNNNNNNNNNNNNNNNNNNNNNNNNNNNNNNNNNNNNNNNNNNNNNNNNNNNNNNNNNNNNNNNNNNNNNCTTGGCTTCATGTACCAAATCCATATTGATGcttccaatatttttttgttccGACAATGTGATGGAGAACGGATGTGAGAAAGGAACTTTCATTTCCAgtatacccgtcgttagcaaaaaaaaaaaaaaaaagggtttcaaAATGTGTTCTAAATCCAAAAGCTATTCCAAAAATATGTACCAAACGAGCCTNNNNNNNNNNNNNNNNNNNNTTTTGTTTTGCTTCGACCCATGGAAAAGATATACTATGGAGTATTCACCTGTAGACTTTTGTTGCTCTCCATGGTGTTTTCGAACTAATAGGTCCATTAGCTGACCCTTTTGACTAAGACATAGTTATGGTAGTAAAAGACCAAAGGCATATTCATATTCAATGCAAGTGGTCCATCAAGAAACCGTGGACGTCAAGTTATTGTCCATGGGCATGGACGGCACGTCGTCATATCTATCGTTATTGACCACATGCTTGCCTCCATCATCCATTAATAAGATGAGTAAGTTGATTTGATCCCATTTATCTCTCACATGGCAACTTAATTTGACATCACCATCATTGTCTACTCATCGGTTAGAATAATACCATTTAATACCATTTAAGGGTGTACTTAATGCACAAGTCTTTCACTATTGTGAAGTTTGGGAAGGACAAATGGAGAGGATATATGTTTCAGATTGTAATAAAACCTTACCATTGCATCGAGATCTGCCTTCTAATTTGcaaatgaaataataaatttaaaaaattaaattt
It encodes the following:
- the LOC122085947 gene encoding GDSL esterase/lipase At5g03610-like; translation: MGKKEEPVVFFFYLLSSFALLSGIQGVECSSSTEQHLEKSNGHHHRLGLSKLFVFGDSYADTGNIRKSVSSSWKLPYGITFPGKPSGRFSDGRVLTDYVASFMGIKSPVPYRWRKMGRKSMRHGVNFACGGTGVFQTMVSEPNMTTQILFFQRLIQHHQRHFTQANLASSVALVSLAGNDYGAYNARNGSAQGLRVFIASVVNQLVLNLKRIHDLGVKKIAVTALEPLGCLPQNTVMASYLQCNGSLNMAVNLHNVLLRQAVAKLNNETKDSAFHILDLYDAFMSTFKRHANHAGRSILKPCCVGVREGLSCGSVDKKGVKQYTVCKKPNSAFFWDDVHPSQSGWRSVYRALQASLCQLYH